One window from the genome of Mauremys mutica isolate MM-2020 ecotype Southern chromosome 4, ASM2049712v1, whole genome shotgun sequence encodes:
- the ZFP36L1 gene encoding mRNA decay activator protein ZFP36L1 codes for MSTALVSPTIFDLSEVLCKSNKMLNYSPSGVGGCLLDRKAVGTPAGGGFPRRHSVTLPNSKFHQNQLLSSLKGEPAPVLGPRESRFRDRSFSEGGERLLQQKQPGGQINSSRYKTELCRPFEENGACKYGDKCQFAHGIHELRSLTRHPKYKTELCRTFHTIGFCPYGPRCHFIHNAEERRAVAGGRDPTITDRPRLQHSFSFAGFPSVTANGLLDSPTSVTPPPMLSADDLLGSPTLPDCASNPFTFSSQELATLFAPSIGVQVSSGGSPTAFLFRPMSESPNMFDSPPSPQDSLSDQEGYLSSSSSSHSGSDSPILDNSRRLPIFSRLSISDD; via the coding sequence AGTAACAAGATGTTGAACTACAGCCCTTCAGGTGTTGGAGGGTGTCTGTTGGATAGGAAGGCAGTGGGCACCCCAGCTGGCGGGGGTTTCCCTAGGAGGCACTCTGTCACCTTGCCCAACTCCAAGTTTCACCAGAACCAGCTCCTAAGCAGCCTCAAGGGGGAGCCGGCCCCtgtgctgggtcccagggaaAGCCGTTTTCGGGACCGCTCCTTCTCTGAAGGTGGTGAGCGCCTGTTGCAGCAGAAGCAGCCTGGGGGACAAATCAACTCGAGCCGCTACAAGACAGAGCTGTGCCGCCCCTTCGAGGAGAACGGTGCCTGCAAATACGGTGACAAGTGCCAGTTTGCCCACGGCATCCATGAGCTGCGGAGCCTAACCCGCCACCCCAAGTACAAGACAGAGCTGTGTCGCACTTTCCACACCATCGGCTTCTGCCCTTATGGGCCTCGTTGTCACTTCATCCACAATGCCGAGGAGCGCCGTGCTGTGGCTGGGGGCCGGGACCCCACCATCACCGACAGACCCCGCCTCCAGCACAGCTTCAGCTTTGCTGGCTTCCCCAGTGTCACTGCCAATGGGCTGCTGGACAGCCCCACCTCAGTCACCCCACCACCCATGCTGAGCGCTGATGACCTTCTGGGCTCGCCCACCTTGCCAGATTGTGCCAGCAACCCCTTCACCTTCTCCAGCCAGGAGCTGGCCACTCTCTTTGCCCCCAGCATAGGGGTGCAGGTGTCCAGTGGGGGTTCACCCACTGCTTTCCTCTTCAGGCCCATGTCTGAGTCCCCCAACATGTTTGACTCACCCCCCAGTCCTCAGGACTCCCTCTCTGATCAGGAAGGCTATctgagcagctccagcagcagccacagtggCTCAGATTCACCCATCCTGGATAACTCGAGACGTCTTCCCATCTTCAGCAGACTCTCCATCTCTGATGACTAA